In Ostrea edulis chromosome 6, xbOstEdul1.1, whole genome shotgun sequence, a single window of DNA contains:
- the LOC125683119 gene encoding FMRFamide receptor-like isoform X1 — protein sequence MLNVVHVLTFFLWCMVLCAQGSLAWKFPGVGYPHFNVMAQQNFTNNSLPEVNNDKKFYELAVFINGEILYPCICIPGLLGNILTLVVLSQKNMLSSTNAFLSALAVADLVSLINDIIYFSVMVLSNYKPEMAYHIYVYVYPYAHFVFNIANSVSSWLTVSVAIERFLLVCLPAKSRTICTRLRAIAGTVVINVVMLTVSLPYAFRYKTIRTFDSSTNTSSLALNVTDLWQDNAFSVYYSWSLNFLRCNIPLVVLIILNACIIKALLKLRAKNRSRYIHRQKVTFMLIIIIMKFLLCTTPDAVLSTFYGYGYTEDDYRVRGIREFTDMLLALNAATNFVVYCVLSVTFRLNCKKLFCNKEVPHGAAREKRTVYKILSDRSIFWKQNKKSSSSL from the coding sequence GTGTGGGATACCCTCACTTTAACGTGATGGCACAGCAGAATTTCACCAACAACAGTTTGCCGGAAGTTAACAACGACAAGAAATTCTATGAGCTTGCAGTCTTCATCAATGGGGAGATTCTCTACCCTTGTATTTGCATTCCTGGTTTACTGGGAAACATCCTCACTCTGGTGGTCTTGTCACAAAAGAACATGCTTTCTTCTACCAACGCTTTCCTGAGTGCCCTTGCGGTGGCGGATTTGGTCAGTCTAATCAACGACATTATCTATTTCTCGGTGATGGTTTTGTCCAATTATAAACCAGAAATGGCGTATCACATCTATGTTTATGTGTACCCGTACGCACATTTTGTGTTCAATATTGCCAACTCCGTTTCGTCATGGCTTACAGTGTCAGTTGCTATAGAACGTTTTTTGCTGGTTTGTTTGCCCGCAAAATCTCGAACAATATGTACTAGACTACGTGCGATTGCTGGTACTGTTGTCATCAACGTCGTTATGTTGACCGTTTCTTTGCCATACGCTTTCCGATACAAAACAATCAGAACCTTTGACAGTTCTACGAATACCTCTTCGTTGGCCCTCAATGTCACTGACTTATGGCAGGATAACGCTTTCTCAGTATACTACTCCTGGAGTTTAAATTTTCTCAGGTGCAATATACCTCTTGTGGTTTTGATCATCCTAAATGCCTGCATTATCAAAGCACTCTTGAAACTTCGTGCCAAGAATAGGTCACGATATATCCATCGACAGAAAGTAACCTTCATgctcatcatcatcattatgaAATTTCTGTTATGTACAACTCCTGATGCTGTTCTGTCGACGTTTTATGGGTATGGCTATACAGAGGACGATTACCGTGTTCGTGGTATTCGAGAGTTTACGGACATGCTGCTCGCTTTGAATGCCGCTACCAACTTCGTCGTCTACTGCGTTTTGAGCGTGACATTTCGGTTGAACTGCAAGAAGCTCTTCTGCAACAAGGAAGTTCCACATGGTGCTGCGCGTGAAAAAAGAAcagtatataaaattttatcGGACAGATCGATATtttggaaacaaaacaaaaaaagcaGTAGTAGCCTTTGA